Proteins encoded within one genomic window of Phoenix dactylifera cultivar Barhee BC4 unplaced genomic scaffold, palm_55x_up_171113_PBpolish2nd_filt_p 000805F, whole genome shotgun sequence:
- the LOC120107248 gene encoding uncharacterized protein LOC120107248: MATQFWIYDRIIGWLRKEGDLSPIELRRRLLQFHHLKLPYHRVWREKELAMSMIHGNWADSFESMEDFKEELLKRNPGSVVKLKLDVTGDKHYFHRFFICLRACSMGFLVGCRPFIGLDGCHLKKKYRGVIMAATSLDGNNGLFPVAFGVAESENSDSWTWFLETLKESIQTPEGLVLVSDRQKGLKKAVQYIYPQIEHRKCMKHLYKNFQTKFSRYWLKIKLWGAARVYTKVQHDDIINQIKEASLEAFKYLNAENIGLWSRSQFGITAKCSYITNNLSESFNAWISEARHRPVLDLLDIVRQKIMVKMEARRRMAACWKGNLVPVVIKYVRDISLKLGDYTVYETGDYRAEVIETNGRYEVILNEQRSSCRLWEVSGIPCVHAAAFICSMRGANLENYISEYLTIAKY, encoded by the coding sequence ATGGCTACACAATTTTGGATATATGATAGGATCATTGGTTGGCTACGAAAAGAGGGTGACCTGTCGCCTATTGAGCTAAGAAGGAGATTGTTGCAATTCCATCATCTTAAGCTTCCATACCACAGAGTTTGGCGAGAAAAGGAGCTTGCCATGTCTATGATTCATGGCAATTGGGCAGATTCTTTTGAGAGCATGGAGGATTTCAAGGAGGAGCTTTTGAAAAGAAACCCGGGTAGTGTAGTAAAGCTAAAGTTAGATGTGACTGGTGATAAGCATTACTTCCATCGCTTCTTTATTTGTCTACGTGCTTGCAGTATGGGCTTTTTAGTTGGTTGTAGGCCTTTTATAGGCCTAGATGGTTGCCACTTAAAGAAGAAGTATAGGGGTGTGATAATGGCTGCTACATCACTTGATGGAAATAATGGTTTGTTTCCAGTTGCTTTTGGTGTTGCAGAATCTGAAAATAGTGATAGTTGGACTTGGTTTTTGGAGACACttaaagaatcaattcaaactCCAGAAGGTCTAGTACTTGTATCAGATCGACAAAAGGGATTGAAAAAAGCAGTACAATATATATACCCCCAAATAGAACATAGAAAATGCATGAAACACTTGTATAAAAACTttcaaacaaaattttcaagataTTGGCTTAAAATTAAGTTATGGGGAGCTGCAAGGGTATACACAAAagtccaacatgatgatattatcaatcaaattaaggAGGCTAGCTTGGAGGCATTCAAGTATCTTAATGCTGAAAATATTGGTTTATGGAGTAGATCTCAATTTGGCATCACAGCTAAGTGCTCCTATATAACAAACAACCTTTCGGAGTCATTCAATGCTTGGATTTCTGAGGCTAGACATAGGCCAGTTCTTGATTTATTAGATATTGTAAGACAAAAAATTATGGTGAAAATGGAAGCAAGAAGGAGAATGGCTGCCTGCTGGAAAGGAAATTTAGTTCCTGTGGTAATAAAGTATGTAAGAGACATCAGCCTTAAGCTAGGTGATTATACTGTTTATGAAACCGGTGATTACAGAGCAGAAGTAATTGAGACTAATGGAAGGTATGAAGTAATTCTAAATGAACAAAGGTCTTCTTGTCGTCTGTGGGAGGTGTCAGGCATTCCTTGTGTGCATGCTGCAGCTTTTATTTGTAGTATGAGAGGTGCAAATTTGGAAAATTATATCTCGGAGTACTTGACCATTGCCAAGTATTAG